The following nucleotide sequence is from Microbacterium arborescens.
CGTGGGCGACCGCGACGTTCTCCTCGGCGACGTCGAGCTGCGCCGGGGTCACCGATTCGACCCGAACCTCGTCGGCTGCGTCCGGACGGACGGCTCCTCGATCTCCTCGCCACACAGCACACACCCTAAGCGGCGCCGTGGCATCCGACACTCAGGCGCCACCGAGTTTCGCGCTATTGCCGACACGCCGGACGATCGGCGGGTTCCTCCCCCGCGCCTGCAACGGCGGCTCTGTCCCCCGCCCGGTCGCCGCGCACGCCGGGTACGTGACCTCCCGAGATGATGGAGCCATGACCGACGCAGCCTTCGCGGTGCACCCCACGCCGATCGGCGACGCCCTTCTTGTGATGACCGAGAGCGGACTGGCCAGCCTCGACATCCTCGACCGCCCCGCCGACGTCGTCCTCGCCGATCTGACTCTCGCTCTCGGCGCGCCGCCGGAGCACGATCCCGGCGCGGCCGCCGATGCCACCGTCGAGCTCGACGCCTACTTCGCGGGGCGACTGCGCCGATTCGAGACCCCCATCGACTGGCTCCTCGCCCCCTCCGGCTTCGCCGGCGAGGCGCTGCGTGCCGTCTGCGAGGTTCGGTACGGCGAGGTCGCGACATACGGCGAGATCGCGATCGCCGCCGGTTCGCCGCGCGCGCACCGCGCGGTCGGGTCGGCGTGCGCGCGAACCCCGATCTCGGTGATCGTGCCGGCCCACCGCATCGTCCGGAGCGACGGGTCGATCGGCGAGTACGGCGGTCACCCCGAACGCAAGCGGTTTCTGCTCGACCTCGAGAGCGGTGCAGGCTCCGGCCGCGTGTAGGCCGCGCCGGAACGGCGACGGCCCCGGGCGAAGCGCACCCGGGGCCGTCGTTTCGATCGGTGCTCGCCGGCGGTCTAGTGATCGACCGCCTTCTCGGCGCCGTGGCCGGTGAGCGAGCGCACGTCCATCTCTGCGGCCTTGACCGGGTCCTCCTGCCGACGCTCGGTGACCGAGCCGAGCCAGCCGAGGAAGAAGCCGAGCGGGATCGACACGATGCCGGGGTTGTTCAGCGGCCAGATCGCCGTGCCGACGTTCTTGAACACGCTGGTCTCGGTACCCCAGAACACCGGCGACAGGACGATGAGGATGATGGCTGCCGCCAGGCCGCCGTACATGCTCCACACCGCGCCGCGTGTGGTGAACTTGCGCCAGAAGAGCGAGTAGATGATCGTCGGCAGGTTCGCCGAGGCCGCGACGGCGAATGCCAGCGCGACCAGGAAGGCGACGTTCTGCCCCTGCACCCCGATGCCGCCGACGATCGCGAGGATGCCGATCACGATCACCGTGCGACGGGCGACCTTCACTTCACCGTCGGGCGGCACGTTCCCCTTCTTCACCACGTTCGCGTAGATGTCGTGCGCGAACGAGGCCGCAGCCGTGATGGTGAGTCCCGCGACGACCGCGAGGATCGTCGCGAACGCCACCGCCGAGATGAAGCCCAGCAGCAGCGGCCCGCCCAGCTCGAGGGCCAGCAACGGGGCCGCGGAGTTGACACCGCCGGGTGCCGCGGCGATGCGCTCGGGGCCGACGAGTGCGCCTGCACCGTACCCCAGCACGAGGGTCAGGATGTAGAACAGGCCGATGAGCCAGATCGCCCACACCACCGAGCGACGGGCTTCCTTCGCGGTGGGCACCGTGTAGAAGCGCATCAGCACGTGCGGCAGCCCGGCCGTTCCCAGCACGAGCGCCACCGCGAGCGAGATGAAGTCCCACGGGTTCGCGCCGTACTGCAGACCGGGTCCGAGGATGGCCTCGCCCTTCGGCGACGCGGCGACGGCGCTCTCGAGAAGGGTGTTGAGGTTGAATCCGTTGATCGCCAGCACCCAGATCGTCATGACGAGCGCCCCGCCGATGAGGAGGAACGCCTTGACGATCTGTACCCAGGTCGTGCCCTTCATGCCGCCGATCAGCACGTAGACGATCATCAGCACGCCGACGACGGCGACCACGATCGACTGCCCGACCTGCTCGGTGATGCCCAGCAGCAGCGAGACGAGGCCGCCGGCTCCGGCCATCTGCGCGAGCAGATAGAAGAAGCACACCGCGAGCGTCGTGATGGCGGCGGCCATGCGCACCGGCGTCTGCTTCAGCCGGAACGACAGCACGTCGGCCATCGTGAACTTGCCGGTGTTGCGCATGAGCTCGGCGACGAGCAGCAGCGCGACCAGCCAGGCCACGAGGAATCCGATCGAGTAGAGGAAGCCGTCGTAGCCGTTGATCGCGATGGCGCCGCAGATGCCCAGGAAGGATGCCGCCGACAGGTAGTCACCCGCGATCGCGAAGCCGTTCTGCGGCCCGGTGAACGAGCGGCCGGCGGCGTAGTAGTCAGCCGCCGTCTTGTTGTTCCGGCTGGCCCGGATGACGATGAACAGCGTCACGGCGACGAAGGCGCCGAAGATCGAGATGTTCAGCACCGGGTTGTTGTCGACGGTCTCCCCCGCCGCGACGACGGCCGCTCCGAGGCCGTTCACCGCTTCCCAGAATCCGTTCACGAACCCGCCTCCTGTCGCTCGAGGTCGCGGCGGATCGAGGCCGAGATCGGGTCGAGCTTGTGGTTGGCGTACCAGACGTAGCCCATGGTGATCGCGAAGGTCGTCACGAACTGACCGAGCCCGAACAGCAGACCCACCGTGATGTCACCCCAGACGCGCTGCGCCATGAAGTCGGTCGCGAACGACGACAGCAGCACGTACACGAAGTACCAGACGAGGAAGACGATGGTCAGCGGCCACACGAAGCTGCGGTGTTTGCGCTTGAGTTCCTGGAACGGCGCCGAGTGTTCGACGGCGACGTAATCCACTGCGCCGGGCGGCGGCGAGTGGGTGGGCGATGCGTTCATGTGGCCTCCTTGCCTCATGGTGAGCAGCTCTCCGGCGGCCGTCGTCGTCGAGCGACCGCGGTGGTAGGGTCGACGCTACGAAAGGCGGCAACGAGGCCGTCACCCCCGGAAGTAGGTAGTGCGTGACAGCACTGGCGGCACCCGAGAACGACGCTCACCTGGTCTCCCGAGCGGTGGACGACCTCGCGCGCAGCACACGTTTCCCCGTCGTCTTCGGCGGCCTCGAGAGTCAGGGCTCGGTGCACGTCACCGCCATCGCCGGGGCCCGATCGCATTCGATCGACGACCTCGTGGTGAGAATCGGCCGCGGACTCGGCGGCGCCGCGATGGTCGAGAAGCGCCCGCGCCTCGCCCTCGACTACCGCACGGCACGCACCATCACCCACGACTACGACCGGGCGATCCTCGGCGAAGGCATCTCGACGCTCTTCGCCGTGCCGATCGTGACCGACGGGCGAGCGCGCGGAGTGCTGTACTGCGGCTCGTGGTCGCAGGCGCCCGTCGGCGACCTCGTCGCGCGGCCCGCCTTCCGGGCAGCCGATGCGATCAGCACCGAGCTGCGCATCCGCGACGAGGTGCAGCGGCGGCTCGCCCTCGCGCCGGCGCCCGAGGCCGCGGCGGGCCTGTCGGCCGCCGCCCGCGAAGACCTGCGCGAGAGCTTCGCCGAACTGCGCAGCATCGCCGCGACCGTCGACGACGCCGATCTGCGGGCGCGTCTGGCCGCGGTCGAACGCCGCCTGACGACGGTCGCCGGTGATGGGGCGAACGCGGCGAAGGATGCCGACGTGCAGCTGTCACCGCGCGAGCTGGACGTCCTGGCATGCTGCGCCCTCGGCTCGACGAACGCCGAGATCGGAGCCGCACTGAGTCTGAAGGAGGGCACCGTGAAGTCGTACCTCCAAGCCGCGATGGCCAAGCTCGATTCATCGACGCGTCACGCCGCCGTCGCGCGCGCTCGGCGCCTCGGCCTGCTCCCCTGACCCGGGCGGCCCTCCGAGACCCGCTGACTTCGTCGGGACCGGGCCGCGATGCGCAGGATCAGGCCGCGATGCGCAGGCGTCCGCGGTGCTCGGCGATGACCGCGGCGTACTCGGCGATCATCCGATCGCGACCCAACCGGCCGCGGGCCGCGAGCGCGGCCCCGGTGAACACGCGGCGCTCGTCGACGGCGCGACGCCACGCCGCGGCGACCGCGTCGGGGTCACGCGGGGTGACGATGCCGATCCCCGCGACGAGGCGGGCCGCGTCACCGACATCCGTCGTCACGGGAACGGCACCGCTTGCGGCGCCCTCGAGCAGGCACAACGGAGCCGCCTCACCGAAAGCGCTCGTGAGCGCGACGACGTCGGCGGCGCGGTAGATCGCGGGCATGTCGTCGCGGATGCCGAGGGCGTGCACGTGGTCGTCGCCCACCGTGGCGAGCATCTCGAGCAGCCGAGGGTTGTCGCGCGTCATGCCCGCGCCGCACATGACATAGTGCGCATCCGGCACCGCCCGGCGGTGTGCGGCCACCGACCGCAGGAACAGCTCGGGGTCCTTCATCGCGTCGAACCGAGCCGCGTAGGCGATCACGACCGCGTCATCGGGAATGCCGAGCTCGCGGCGCAGCGGGTCGTCTCCGCGGGTGATCGACGGCCGGAACCGCGACAGGTCGATGCCGTTGTCGACGACGTGGCGCCGGGAATCGCCGAGGACGGGCGCGTAAGCGGCATCCGTCGACCGGGCGCACGACACCGCGGCGGTGACGATGCGGCGACGGACGCCATCGGCGAGCCACGCCACCGCGTCGCCGGAGTGCTCGGGATCGGAGCGGTGCAGGCACGTCACGACGGGGCGGGCGGGCAGCATCATCGCATCGTCGAGCGCGAGCAGCAGTCCGAGCGGCTGCTCCTTGAGCGTGAGGACCACGTCGGCCGCGGCGATCGCGCGTGAGGCCGCGCGAAGCTGCCGTGACGAGAACGCGTGCGGTGCGTGCGGGGCCGCGCCCGCGGTCTTGCCCAGCGACGTGATGGCGATGCCGGCGGCGCGTAACGCGCGATAACGGGGATCGGCGGCCATGTGCTGCACGGTGGAGTCGCGCCGTGCCCGCGACGCGATCGCCAGGATGCTGTGGTGCTGCTCACCCCGAGCGTGGAGACCGCCGACGACCTCGCTGTGCAGGATGCGCGCCCCGCCCGCGAAGAATCCCTCGGTGAGGGTGAGGACGCGAAGCGGAACGCTCATGGATGACCTTCGGGATCGACGCGGCGGGTGCGATCCATCGTGCGGCAACGCCCGCCCGTGATGAATGAACCACGGACGAGCGTTGCGTGAACGAACGGCGTCGCCGTCGGTCCCGAGAGCCCGGGTCAGAGGATGGGCTTGCCTCCCGTGACCGCAAGGCGGGCACCGGAGATGTACGACGCTTCATCCGATGCGAGCAACACGTATGCCGATGCCAACTCCGCGGGCTGACCGGCCCGCCCGAGCGGCGTCTGCTCGCCGAAGGTCTCGACCGCATCGGCGGGCAGGGTCGCCGGGATCAGCGGGGTCCAGATCGGACCGGGTGCGACGCTGTTGGCCCGGATGCCTCGCTCGCCCAGCATCTGCGCGAGCGAGGCCGTGATGCTCGCGATGGCCGCCTTCGTCGCCGCGTACGGCAGGAGGTTGGGCGAAGGCTGGTCGGACTGCACCGAGCTCGAGCCGATGATCGCCGACCCCGGCCCCATGTGCGGCAGCGCCGCCTTGACGAGGTGGAAGTATGCATCGACGTTCGTCGCCCACGTGAAGTCCCACTCGTCGTCGGGGATCTCCTCGACGGTCTCGCGGTTCATCTGGAAAGCGGCGTTGCTGACGAGGATGTCGATCCCGCCGAGCTCCTCGACGGTGCGGCGGACGACCTCGCGGCAGTGCGCGGGGTCGGAGATGTCACCCGGGATGAGCACGGCGCGTCGGCCCGCCTGCTCGACGAAGCGCTTGGCCTCTTCGGCATCCTCGTGCTCGTCGAGGTAGCTGATGGCGACATCCGCCCCCTCACGGGCGTAGGCGAGCGCCACCGCCTTGCCGATGCCGCTGTCGCCGCCGGTGATCAGAGCGCGCTTGCCGGTGAGCTTTCCCGACCCGCGGTAGGTCTCTTCGCCGTAGTCGGGCTTCGGCACCATCTGCTGGTCGGTCCCCGGGACGCTCTGCTGCTGGGGTTCCATGGTCATCCCTCTCTGTCGTCGAACGTTGCGTCTACCCGACCCCGACTGCGCCTCGGATTCACGGGGCTTGACACGCGGTGGCCTCATCCGTCATCTCAGTCGACGCCGCGGGAGCGGGCGGTCGCCACGGCGGCGGCGACCCCGCCGTCATCCCAGACCGGGCCGTGGCCGGGCAGCACGAGTCGGGCCGCCGTGTCGGCGAGCAGATCCAGCGAGCGAAGGGCCTCGCTGCTGTGGGCGGTCGCGGCGCGGGCGACGACGCGCGGGCCGG
It contains:
- a CDS encoding DUF485 domain-containing protein, with translation MNASPTHSPPPGAVDYVAVEHSAPFQELKRKHRSFVWPLTIVFLVWYFVYVLLSSFATDFMAQRVWGDITVGLLFGLGQFVTTFAITMGYVWYANHKLDPISASIRRDLERQEAGS
- a CDS encoding glycosyltransferase; amino-acid sequence: MSVPLRVLTLTEGFFAGGARILHSEVVGGLHARGEQHHSILAIASRARRDSTVQHMAADPRYRALRAAGIAITSLGKTAGAAPHAPHAFSSRQLRAASRAIAAADVVLTLKEQPLGLLLALDDAMMLPARPVVTCLHRSDPEHSGDAVAWLADGVRRRIVTAAVSCARSTDAAYAPVLGDSRRHVVDNGIDLSRFRPSITRGDDPLRRELGIPDDAVVIAYAARFDAMKDPELFLRSVAAHRRAVPDAHYVMCGAGMTRDNPRLLEMLATVGDDHVHALGIRDDMPAIYRAADVVALTSAFGEAAPLCLLEGAASGAVPVTTDVGDAARLVAGIGIVTPRDPDAVAAAWRRAVDERRVFTGAALAARGRLGRDRMIAEYAAVIAEHRGRLRIAA
- a CDS encoding SDR family oxidoreductase, with translation MTMEPQQQSVPGTDQQMVPKPDYGEETYRGSGKLTGKRALITGGDSGIGKAVALAYAREGADVAISYLDEHEDAEEAKRFVEQAGRRAVLIPGDISDPAHCREVVRRTVEELGGIDILVSNAAFQMNRETVEEIPDDEWDFTWATNVDAYFHLVKAALPHMGPGSAIIGSSSVQSDQPSPNLLPYAATKAAIASITASLAQMLGERGIRANSVAPGPIWTPLIPATLPADAVETFGEQTPLGRAGQPAELASAYVLLASDEASYISGARLAVTGGKPIL
- a CDS encoding methylated-DNA--[protein]-cysteine S-methyltransferase; its protein translation is MTDAAFAVHPTPIGDALLVMTESGLASLDILDRPADVVLADLTLALGAPPEHDPGAAADATVELDAYFAGRLRRFETPIDWLLAPSGFAGEALRAVCEVRYGEVATYGEIAIAAGSPRAHRAVGSACARTPISVIVPAHRIVRSDGSIGEYGGHPERKRFLLDLESGAGSGRV
- a CDS encoding LuxR C-terminal-related transcriptional regulator, whose protein sequence is MTALAAPENDAHLVSRAVDDLARSTRFPVVFGGLESQGSVHVTAIAGARSHSIDDLVVRIGRGLGGAAMVEKRPRLALDYRTARTITHDYDRAILGEGISTLFAVPIVTDGRARGVLYCGSWSQAPVGDLVARPAFRAADAISTELRIRDEVQRRLALAPAPEAAAGLSAAAREDLRESFAELRSIAATVDDADLRARLAAVERRLTTVAGDGANAAKDADVQLSPRELDVLACCALGSTNAEIGAALSLKEGTVKSYLQAAMAKLDSSTRHAAVARARRLGLLP
- a CDS encoding solute symporter family protein, whose protein sequence is MNGLGAAVVAAGETVDNNPVLNISIFGAFVAVTLFIVIRASRNNKTAADYYAAGRSFTGPQNGFAIAGDYLSAASFLGICGAIAINGYDGFLYSIGFLVAWLVALLLVAELMRNTGKFTMADVLSFRLKQTPVRMAAAITTLAVCFFYLLAQMAGAGGLVSLLLGITEQVGQSIVVAVVGVLMIVYVLIGGMKGTTWVQIVKAFLLIGGALVMTIWVLAINGFNLNTLLESAVAASPKGEAILGPGLQYGANPWDFISLAVALVLGTAGLPHVLMRFYTVPTAKEARRSVVWAIWLIGLFYILTLVLGYGAGALVGPERIAAAPGGVNSAAPLLALELGGPLLLGFISAVAFATILAVVAGLTITAAASFAHDIYANVVKKGNVPPDGEVKVARRTVIVIGILAIVGGIGVQGQNVAFLVALAFAVAASANLPTIIYSLFWRKFTTRGAVWSMYGGLAAAIILIVLSPVFWGTETSVFKNVGTAIWPLNNPGIVSIPLGFFLGWLGSVTERRQEDPVKAAEMDVRSLTGHGAEKAVDH